In bacterium, the genomic stretch GCGATGGAATGGTCTGTCCATGCTGCAGTGATAAATTCAATATGGGAAACGCAATTAGTGATAATATATTAACGGTCTGGAACGGTGCAAAATATCAGGCTCTGCGACAAATGTTTGTGACAGGCAAACCCACTGATGACAATAGCAAAGGCTGCATTGGTTGTCCGAGTTTTTGGGGCACTAAGCACTATATGAAACAAACAACTGACTGAGTTGCCAGCCCACGTCAGCAAAAGATATTTTGATTGTGAGTGCAATAGTTCACATCGTTGTTTTGCGTGTTATCTTCAATTTGTAGCTCGGACACTTGCCAAAAACTGAAGCGTGAAGCAAATCGTTTGTGATTGAAACAGACCCGCGTTGAGGCCTCCATAACAAGAATAAAACTCGAGAGAGGTTCAGCAAAAGTGAACGAAAAAATTTCGGTTATAGGACTTGGATATGTTGGATTGCCCGTCGCAATTGGTTTTGCGCAGAGCTATTCCGGCACCGTAGGATTCGACATTAATATCGATCGCATTGCAGAACTGAAAAATGGGAAGGACCACACCTTGGAGGTTTCGCCTGAGAAGCTGAAATCCTCAACCATCAAATTTACAACTGACCCGGAAGACATGCACGGATCGACGATATTCGTAATAACGGTGCCGACTCCAACGGATATGAGCAAACAGCCTGATTTGACCCCGCTTCGCAAGGCTTCAGAGACTGTCGGCAAAGTGCTTGGCAAAGGCGCGATTGTCGTATATGAGTCAACCGTGTATCCGGGTGTCACCAGAGAATTTTGCAGGCCAATTTTAGCTAATGTATCTGGTTTGAAGCCCGGTGACGACTTCACAGTGGCATACTCACCCGAACGGATAAATCCTGGTGACAAGGAGCATACTCTGGAAACTATTACGAAGGTAGTCTCAGCAGAGGACGAACAGTCGCTTGCTCGGGTTGCAAGAGCATATTCGCGAATAGTTACCGCAGGAATTCACAAAGCTCCCAATATTGAAACCGCAGAAGCCGCCAAGGTAATTGAAAACTCTCAGCGGGACATCAATATTGCGTTTATGAACGAGTTGGCCTTAATTTTCGATCGTATGGGAATTCGAACTATCGACGTAATTGAAGCCGCAAGCACGAAGTGGAACTTCCTCAAATTTGCGCCGGGATTGGTTGGCGGCCACTGCATAGGTGTTGACCCGTATTATCTGACTGCGAAAGCCGAGCTTTTGGGATATCACCCAGAAGTGATCTTGGCTGGACGCAGGATCAACGACAACATGGGCAACTATGTTGCACAAAAGCTCATAAAACTGTTGATCTACATAGGCGCAAGTGTCAGAGATGCAAAAGTAGCTGTGTTGGGTCTCACATTCAAGGAGAATGTGCCTGATTTACGCAATAGCCGTGTGCCGGACATAATCACCGAACTCAATGAATTCGGTGTGTTTCCAAAGGTGCATGACCCGCAGGCATCCGTAGCAGATGCGAAGAAAGAATACGGGGTAGACTTGTGCAAATTTGATGAAATCGGCAATTTGGATGCATTGATTCTTGCAGTTCCTCACAAAGAATACTGCAGCAATGTAAATGATCTGCTCAAACTTGTCAAGCCCGGCGGAATAGTGATGGACGTAAAGTCCGCATTGGATCCGAAAATGGTGAAAGAGACGCATGTTTATTGGTCGCTGTAGTTCCGGAGAAATACGTGAACAATTGCATGCGCCTATTATGCCTAGCGATCCTGCATTCCTACTGATTGCTACGGTATGTATAACAAGTAAATAAGGCCTTGTGAATCTTGTTGCATGTGCTATTGGGGTGTCTCAGCAACTCTATATTCAGCATATTCATATGTGTTGGAACAAAGGCTTTTGTCCTAGCACAAACCCGCTCTCAAATTATCGACCACTGTAACTTGCGTTTGCTCATCAATTTTTGGCCATATTGGCAGGCTCAACACTTCGTTTGAGCACATATCCGAGTTGGGCAGAGGTCCAAAGTCCATCTGGGAATAGACAGGCAATCTGTCCAGCGGGACTGGATAATACACGAAACTGCCGATCTCCGACTCAGCCAGAGATTTCTGAACGGCATCACGCTTGCCATTGAGAATGCGGATGGTATACTGATGGTACACATGTTTGGTGTAATCCGCCTCAGATGGAGTAATCACACCCGGCAGGCCGGCGAGCATTTTGTTGTATCGCGCAGCAGCCTGCCTCCGCCCTCCATTCCACTCATCTATGTGCGGTAGTTTCACACGCAGGATTGTTGCCTGCAGTTCATCAAGTCTGGAATTGTAGCCAATGACCTCGTTGTAATACTTCCTGGACGCGCCATGAACTCTAAGCATTCGAGCCTTGGCTGCCAGTTCGTCGTCATTTGTTACGAAGAGGCCACCATCGCCGAATGCACCGAGATTTTTGGACGGAAAGAAGGAGAATGCGCCGGCATTACCGATTGTGCCGACCTTCTTACCCTTATATTCGCTGCCGAATGCCTGTGCAACATCTTCCAGAACCTTGAGCCCATGCTTTTGCGCGATCTTCAGCAGTGGATCCATATCCACAGCATGTCCATAAAGGTGGACCGGAATAATGGCTTTCGTCTTTTCGGTGATCTTCTCTTCAATTTTACTGACGTCAATGTTGAACGTGGCCGGATCTATGTCCACAAACACCGGTATCGCCCCGACTGCACTGATACACTCGGATGTTGCAAAGAACGTAAATGGCGTAGTGATGACTTCGTCACCGGCACACAGGCCAAGCGAGCGAACACCAAGCACCAGCGCATCTGTGCCGGAATTGCATCCGACGGCATGCTTTGCTCCCATATACGCGGCAACTTCACTCTCGAAAGCCTTTACATTCGGCCCCATGATGAACTGCCCACTTTTGATAGTGTTTTCCAGTTCATTGACCAACTGATCCCAAATCGAGTCTATTTCCGGTCGTGTATTCAAAAGCGGTATTTTAGCCATAGTCTTTATCCCTCTTATGATCGCAATCTTTCAATTGTTTTTTGCAATATTCTAATGACTTCTAGGCCATTTCTGCCATCGGAAATTGGTGTCAGACGCTCCTCGCAGCACTTAATGAAGTGCTCCAATTCTAGTCTTAACGGCTGCCCACTGCCCTGATATATGACCTCGCTGCCATTATCCACGTTCTGGAGATTGGTATCAATGGTCTTTTTGTGCAGCATCACAACCTGATCGGCTTCATTGTATTCCAGCATGGCATTAGTGCCGACGATGACCATTCCACGGTCCTTCTTAGGCCATAACCATGAGCAATGTAAATGCGTCTCTATGCCCTCGGGAAAACCTAGATGCAAATATATATCATCTTCCACATCCGTCTGAAGCACCCTATGACCCGTGATGTTAAGTTTGGAAGGCGACTTACCCAACAGATAAAGCACCACAGCGACATCATGCACGCCCAGGCTCCATAAAACGTTTTCAGCGCTCCTGGCTCTTCCAAGACCCAGCCTGTGCTGATGGATTGAGTGCACTTTGCCAATAAGGCCGTCGTCAAGTGCCTCTTTCAACCACTGTATGGCCGGTTGATGCAGTAAGAGATGCCCGACCATCAACACTCTATCCAGCTTGTCAGCCGTCTCCACGAGGTCTTCGGCATGAATTGCACGCAGAGTCATCGGTTTTTCGATGAACACATCCTTGCCGTTCTGCAGCAACTCCATTCCGATATCATAGTGTGTGGGAGCAGGTGTGACAACAATAGCAGCAGCAATGTCGCTTTCGAGCACATGGTTAATGTTATCCCACACCGGTATTCCTGGGTATTCAGACGCAAAGGCCGCTCTTGCTTCGGCGCTTGTTTCAACGATAGCGCCAAGCGAACCCATATCATGCAAGTTTTTGACGTGGTTCTTACCCCAGGCTCCCGCTCCGATTACTGCTACTTTCATATTGAGGTGTTCCTTTCCAGTAACATTCTAATTATTTTAACACAAGCTTTTCCATTACCAAAAGTCCAACAACAGACTGCTTGTCAAATCTACTGAAATAAAAATGAGGCTGTGGATTGATTATAGGCAGTCAAAACCGAACTCATTTCTGGTAAAAATCAGTTGGTGAAGCCTATCGAGCAAAAAGCAACACAAATTCTGTTGATTGATCGGCTATCAATTGGGATTTCATTACCGGAGATGCTGCCTATGGCATGCCCTAAACAAAACAAGAGTTTGTCTGAATACTTTAGCCTTGTTTGATTACCTGAGTATCGCTTACCTTCTTGTATGTGTGCCCGATAGTGTCTGTGAATGTGTCACTTGTGGAAAAATCCATAACGTCTCCATATGCACTCATCCAGCCGATTATCTTTGCGGGAACTCCGGCTACTATCGCATAGCTGGGGACATCCTTGGTGACAACAGCACCGGCTGCCACAAAAGCACACTCATGCAGCGTGATGCCGCACCTTATAGTGGCATTGGCACCTATGCTTGCACCGCGCTTGACTAGTGTTTTGTGATAGTGCTCACTGGAAGCCCGGGGATATTCGGAGCGTGGGGTAATCACGTTGGTAAAAACCATACTCGGTCCGCAAAACACATAGTCCTCCAAGATTACACCTTCATAGAGCGACACATTGTTCTGCACCTTACATTTATTGCCCACCTTAACATTCGGAGACACACACACGTTTTGGCCAAAAATACAGCCCTCGCCGATTTCGGCTCCGGACATGATGTGGCTGAAATGCCAGATCTTTGTACCTTTGCCGATTATTGCTCCTTCGTCAACATAAGCCGACTCATGTACAAAATAATCGCTCATTATCTATGCCCCTCAGTTCGTAATTTATTTTGGTGTTCAGTGAGAATGCGGGCGACCTTTCCAAAGAATCGCAGTTGCCATATAGATCACAACATAGAATGCACAGCGTCTATTATGCAGCCAACTCTATCACTGCAAGCGCTAAGTTGATAGCAAAGCTGATCAACACCCGGTAGTGTTGAGTTATCCCTGAACTAATCTCATTCCTTCGTGCATTGGTAAATTGGGACCAATAGTAGCTTGTATTGCATAATACGGACTTGCAGTTGATCATGTTCCCCACATCTGATGCAGCAGAAAATATAGCAAAAGAGTATAATTGATCTGTCTGATATAGTGTATTTCACGGGCAGCACTAGTGCATAAGTAGTCTGCCAAAGATCGGATTCAATCGTATATGTCAAACAAGAAAAGCTTTCCGCTCAGTGTGTGTATCTTTCCAGAACCGGGTCCAAATGCGGCGAGAACCGTCAGCTATCCCAACTATATCCATGAAATTCTAAAGCATGCCGGACTCTGTTACTCTTCTATAGACGTTGACGATATTGCAGGTGCTCTTGATGATATTAAGCTTCTGCTCACTGTCGGCGAATACACACTGCCCGATGAACTCGCAGACCGTCTTCGCAATTGGATAAAATACGGCGGCGCGCTGGTCAGCATAGGAGGAATCTGCGGGCTTGCGGATGTCTTTGGTGTCCAGCCGGAACTGCCGACATTTTCACGCCGGGCAGTCAAATTCAGCACGTTGGGCGAGGGCTATCTCGATCCTGATGACAAGAAGCATCAGATAATTGAGCATCTGGACATTCCACTCCATTTCTTCAACGGCATCTCCGTCATTGCTGAAGATGCACAGGTGATCGCACGAGTGCTCGATGCACATCACAGATCGACATCACACGCCGGAGTGACCGAGCGCAAATACGGTGATGGCAGATGCATTTTGATCGCGTCGGACATTACCGGGTCGGTCGTTAGGATTCAACAGGGCGTGGGAGTCACTCGTGACGGTGTCTCTGCTCCAGACGGCACCGCTTCCATATGCGATAATGCGCTAAAAAGCGGAGACGGCGGCGTCCTGGACTGGTTTTTTGATCGTGAGCAAGTGGTAGGAATGCCTGGTTACAGTGCGTTCACTCAACCGGTGGCCGACCAGCTTAGAGAACTGCTTATCAGGTCGATACTCTATCTGGCAAGTGATATCGGTCTGACGATCCCTCTTCTGTGGCTGTATCCGAGGAATCTGCCTGCCGTGGCTCATCTATCGCACGATTCTGATAATAACAATATCGAAAATGCGCAGAGAATGCTTGAAATCCTCAATGAGGCGGATATTCATTCAACCTGGTGCATAATCATGCCCGGATATCCCGAAAATATCATCGACGATATCAGGAAGTCGGGTCATGAACTTGCGATGCACTTTGACGCTATGTCCGGCCATACGAACTGGAGCGAGGAAGAGTTCGACAAACAGTGGCGGGGACTGCTGGAGCTGTTCGGCGGCAAGAAACCGATATCGAATAAGAACCATTTCCTGCGCTGGGAAGGTGATGTTGAGTTCTTCGAATGGTGCGAGCGCCATAATATCATGCTGGACCAGTCCAAGGGCGGATCGAAAGCCGGTGATTCCGGGTTTACATTCGGCACATGCCATGTCTATTTCCCTGTGGACTTTAGAGAAAAAACACTGGATGTGCTCGAACTGCCGACTCTCACACAGGATTTAACAATTTCTGCTCCGGCTGAGCTTGCAGCGCCGTTGATCGCAGCCGCTCTCAAGCACCATGGCATATTCCATCCACTTTTTCACCCCGCACATGTCCTTAAAGAAGACGTTGCCGCCGTGCTTCAGAAAGTTATCGCCGATGCAAAGTCGGCCGGGTTGGAATGGTTCACAGCAGAACAGATCAACTCCTGGGAACGAGCCAGGCGCAGTGTCGAATGGTCCGATTACCATGTGTTGGAAGACGGTGTCAGTGTAGTTGTCGAAGCAACTTCACCACTCAAGGACGCTTCACTAATGTGGCTGACTGCCGATGATGCGCAAATTGATATAGACGAATCAAACTCCGACACCAGCAAAGTAATACGGTGGGGGTTCAGATTCGTCTCGACTCTTGCAGACCTGCAACCCGGATCCAAACGTGTTTTAAGACTGAACAGTCGTTATTGACTGAGAAGTTCCTTAAGGCGCTTCAAGGCCTTCTGCTGCAGGCGCGAAACATGCATTTGAGAAATGTTGAGCCTCTTGGCTACTTCGGTCTGGGACATGTCCTTGAAAAAGCGATAATAGATTATCGCCTTTTCGCGAGGCTCCAGACAGTCCACGGCCTGCTTTAGATCGCCGTAGGTCTCTATGGACTGAAGCGAAGAGTCTATATCGCCCACAAACTCGGCAAGAGTCAACGGTGCGGATTCGCCCTCATACGGCAGCTTGCTGTCAAGAGAGACTGTATCATATGCGTTTCCGAGTTCGATCGCTTCAAGTGTCTCTTCTTCGCTCGCTCCGACCTTAACGGCAATCTCCTGGATCGACGGAGGATGACCCAGTCGCTGGCTGAGTTCCTCAGATGCCTTGTTTGCGGCTAGGTTAAGCTCCTGTAGCCGCCTTGGGACCTTAAGGCTCCACGCCTTATCACGGAAATGACGCCTTATCTCACCGACTATCGTGGGAGTGGCATAGGTGGAAAACTTTGTCCCCCTTTCGGGGTCGAACCTGTCGATAGCATTGATCAGCCCGATCACACCAACCTGAACCAGGTCTTCAAGCGGCTCGCCTCTGTTTGCGAACTTGCCCGCCAGAAATCGGACCAGGTTCTGGTGCATGATGACCAGTCTGTCTCGTGTCTTTCGATCACGGAGGCGAACATATTCCCGAAAAAGGCTCTCGGCCTCTTCCTCGGTCCACTCAGCGACAGAACTCTTCTTTTTCGCCGTGGGGTTATCGTTGTCCAGCATACTTGACCATCCGAACGCGCGTGCCGTTGTCATTCGGTTCCACATTGACCTCATCTACAAGTAAGGTTATGAGCAGCGCTCCAAGATTCTCAGGTTCCTGTTCGGCGCTGTCGGCTGTCTCGCCGTCACTCCTGGGACCGGCCTCGTCTAGTATGTCTACAGTCAGCTTGTCGGGACCTATCTCACTGCGCAGAATTATGCTGGATTCCGTCTTCGAGTTGCGCTCAGCCCACTCGACCGACGTTGTGCAGGCTTCCCCTACCGCCAGCCGGACATCCTCGACTTCATCATAAGAAAACTTCATGCGGCTGGCCACACCAAGAATCGCCAGCCTTGCTACACCAACATACTCCGGCTTGCACGGTATCCTCAGCTCCACACAAGCAGGACATTCGTTGTTTGGCACGTTTACACTATCTCCTTTCCCATGACCTCACGGGCGTCTTCCTCGGAATTGTAGATATCGAAAATTTTATCCAATCCGGTGATCTCGAAAACCCGACGAATCCGAGGACTCGGGCAGATCAGCACCATATTGCCGTCAGCCTCTCGCATCCGCTTCAACCCTCCGATCAATACGCCGAGAGCCGTGCTGTCCAGATAATCGACCTTGGTGAGATTCACCATAAGTTCTTTTGCGCCGCTTTCGAGAATGTTGATGATCTGCTGCTTGAGCTGCGGCGCCGTGTATACGTCCACTTCACCTTCAAGTTCGATTAAGGGAAGCTCCTTCTCCAATGTCCTGACGTCTATTTTGAAGTTCACTCTGTGTCACCTCATCTTATTCGGCGTCTCATTTGACTGCCGTCCTCATCTGTGGCACACATTCACATCCATCCCGTAACGATTAGAACTCAGGATTTTCGGACTCTTCCGATGTCTCCTCTTTCTTCGACTTTATTGCCTGCTTGCCCGCATCAACCGCGCTTACGACCTTATCGCGAGTAGATTCAAGCAGTTCTTTGCTCTTTTTGACCAGTTCCTCGCTGGACTCAGAAAGGTCATGAACTATCTTGCCGGCCTTATCGCAGATATCATCCTTGGCATGCTTGATGTCGTCTCTCGTCTCACTGCCGGATTTTGGAGCAACAAGCAGCGCAGTTACTGCGCCTATGAGCGCTCCAAGACCCATCCCAGCCAGGAAATTTATGAATACACCTTTTTCCTCTCGATTTTCATTCATCGTTGGATTCCTCCTTTGATTGTTTGGCGCTTCTTAACGTCTTGATTCCTTCCTTTATCCCCTGCACCATCGAAAGCAGGGTTGCCCTCGAACTCGAAACTGCCTTTTCCGCAGCACCGACTATCGTCTTGCCTTCGACAAGGTCTTCGACGGATTGAGCAGCACGCCCCACCCTGTCTACCTGCATCCGTGTCGCGATCACCAGATCATTTGTATGCCTCAGCACACGCCCGGCTTCTTCGGCTAACGGCATGATCTCTTCTCTGAAAGCCTTCAGAGTCTCCTCAAGCTCGTATGTCGCACGAGAAAGCCGCCTGAAATATATGGCCAGTCCGACTACCAGTAATATAAGGATCACGCTCAGCAAAACTGTGACCGTGACCAAAAGCCAAATCATCTGCGCACTTCACTTTCCAACGCCGATTCCACCCGGTCAGCTATTATCCCGCCGCCCAGAACCTCATCACCATCATAAAACACAGCCGACTGGCCTGGTGTGACTGCGCGCTGAGTCTGCTCGAAATCAAGCACGGCGCATTCGTCCGGCAAGGGTCTGAGGACCGCAGGCGAATCTTGCGCATTATACCTTATCTTCGCTGATACGGCAATGGATTTCGAAAGTTTCTCACCCGATATCATATTTACATTCTTTATTAGCACGGCCTTTTGCCCAAACTCGCCCGGCTCGCCTAAAACTATAGTATTCGACCGCACGTCAATCGCAATCACATACAATCTCCTGCCCGACGCCACACGCAGACCCCGGCGCTGGCCGACCGTGTAAAACGCTATCCCTTCATGCTCACCCAAGACCTTTCCTGAAGTGTCTACTATAGGTCCCGGCTGCATCAACTCCGGCGCAGACTTTCTTAGAAAATCCTGATATCCGCCGCCTGGTATGAAGCATATGTCCTGGCTTTCGGGTCTATCCGCCAGATGCAGATTCAACTGATCGGCCATGGCGCGCACTTCTTTTTTAGTATGATACCCCAGGGGCATGAGTATCTTACCCAACTGGCTTTGATTGAGCCTGTACAATACGTATGCCTGGTCTTTTGTCCTGTCCACACCCTTCAGCAGCTTCCACTTCGACGTCGACGCGTCCCATACTATTCGAGCATAGTGGCCTGTCGCAACATATTCCGCATCAAGTTCGTCCTGAGTATACTTGAGCAGTTCGCCGAATTTGATCCTGGGATTGCACACCACACAGGGATTCGGCGTCCGGCCACGACTGTATTCGTCTACGAAATTCCTCACCACACATCCGGCAAACTCATTGCGGACATCGAGCACGTGATGCCGTATACCCAAATTCGACGCAACCCGCGACGCATCCTGCTCCGATTGACGCGCAATTTTTTCTATGGTCTCATCATCAGACGACCACATCCGCATCGTGACCCCTATCACCTCGTAACCTTTGTCAAGGAGCATCGCGGCAGCAACGGAACTGTCGATGCCTCCGCTCATGGCAACAACTACCCTTTTTGGTTTGATGGTTTGAGAGTCTGATGGTTTGAGAGTCGCCTTGCTCTCTACCATCGAACCATCGAACGATCCAACCATCCGACTATCCAATCCCATCCGAACCAGTCTTTCGCAGTTTTTCAAGGCGCTGCTTGAACTTTGCCTCATGGCCGTGCTCGGTCGGCTCGTAATACGGCCCACTGCTTGCGCCGGGCGGCAAATATTCTTGATCGACGTGATGGCCGGGGTAATCGTGCGGATATTTGTATCCCTTACCATGCCCGAGGACCTTTGCACCGGGATAGTGCGAGTCTCGCAGATGAACCGGTACCGGGGGTCCCTTTCTCTCCATTACGTCTCTGTTTGCGCGATCTATCGCCAGGTAGCTCGCGTTGCTCTTTGGTGCGCAGGCCAGATATACACTCGCCTGAGCCAGAGGAATCTGAGCCTCCGGCATGCCCACGAACTGCACAGCCTGCGCAGCCGCATTGGCTACAACCAGCGCCATCGGGTCAGCGTTTCCTATATCCTCCGCTGCGGCTATCACCAGCCGCCTCGCCACAAACTTCGGGTCCTCCCCTGCTGCCAGCATTCGCGCAAGCCAGTATACCGCCGCATCGGGGTCAGAACCGCGCATGGACTTGATATATGCCGAAACGGTATCGTAGTGGTTATCCCCATTCCTGTCGTATTTCAACACCCTTTTTTGAACAGCTTCTTCAGCAATTTTTAGTGTGACAGTCTTCAATCCTGTTTTGGAATCGATATCGGTTGACGCGACTGCCGATTCAAGAGCATTTAAGGCATTGCGGGCATCACCATCTGCTATGTCCACAATATGTGCCAAAGCGTCTTCTTCCACCACAATATTTTCACTGCCGAGGCCGCGCTCAGCATCATGCAAAGCACGGTCGACAAGCAATTGCACATTCTCATTTGAAAGAGGCTCGAACCTGAATATCCGCGCGCGAGAGAGCAGTGGTGTGTTGACCTCGAAATATGGGTTCTCTGTGGTTGCGCCGATAAGGACGACCGTGCCATCCTCAACATGCGGCAGAAGCGCGTCCTGCTGGGCTTTATTAAATCGATGAATCTCATCGACAAAGAGAATCGTCTTTCGACCGTCGAGTTTGCGCTGCTCCTTTGACCGGGCAATCACTTTGCGCATCTCGGGAATGCCAGAAGTGACGGCGCTGAAGTTTTCAAACCGTGCCCGGCTGTGGTGAGCGATGATTGCTGCCAGCGTGCTCTTGCCGCAGCCCGCCGGTCCCCAAAAAATCATGGAGGGCAGCTCATCTTTTTCAATTGACGTGCGGAGGAGAGTCCCGGGAGCCAGAATCTGCTCCTGGCCGACGAACTCGTCAAGAGTCCTAGGACGCATACGCGCGGCAAGCGGCTGCTGGGATAACTCTTCGGGTGTTTCCGGTAAAAGATTGGGCATGTACATAGACTTCCCAATTTTGGGTGCGAAATCCTGCACATGCGAAAAACGGCCCCGGAAATCCGGGGCCATAAATCTGCTTCATTTAAGGATATCCTTACTATCTAACTGCGCGGCTTCCCATCTGTGACCAGCCATT encodes the following:
- a CDS encoding SigB/SigF/SigG family RNA polymerase sigma factor, translating into MTTARAFGWSSMLDNDNPTAKKKSSVAEWTEEEAESLFREYVRLRDRKTRDRLVIMHQNLVRFLAGKFANRGEPLEDLVQVGVIGLINAIDRFDPERGTKFSTYATPTIVGEIRRHFRDKAWSLKVPRRLQELNLAANKASEELSQRLGHPPSIQEIAVKVGASEEETLEAIELGNAYDTVSLDSKLPYEGESAPLTLAEFVGDIDSSLQSIETYGDLKQAVDCLEPREKAIIYYRFFKDMSQTEVAKRLNISQMHVSRLQQKALKRLKELLSQ
- a CDS encoding ATP-binding protein, with product MPNNECPACVELRIPCKPEYVGVARLAILGVASRMKFSYDEVEDVRLAVGEACTTSVEWAERNSKTESSIILRSEIGPDKLTVDILDEAGPRSDGETADSAEQEPENLGALLITLLVDEVNVEPNDNGTRVRMVKYAGQR
- a CDS encoding Gfo/Idh/MocA family oxidoreductase, translated to MKVAVIGAGAWGKNHVKNLHDMGSLGAIVETSAEARAAFASEYPGIPVWDNINHVLESDIAAAIVVTPAPTHYDIGMELLQNGKDVFIEKPMTLRAIHAEDLVETADKLDRVLMVGHLLLHQPAIQWLKEALDDGLIGKVHSIHQHRLGLGRARSAENVLWSLGVHDVAVVLYLLGKSPSKLNITGHRVLQTDVEDDIYLHLGFPEGIETHLHCSWLWPKKDRGMVIVGTNAMLEYNEADQVVMLHKKTIDTNLQNVDNGSEVIYQGSGQPLRLELEHFIKCCEERLTPISDGRNGLEVIRILQKTIERLRS
- a CDS encoding DegT/DnrJ/EryC1/StrS family aminotransferase, translated to MAKIPLLNTRPEIDSIWDQLVNELENTIKSGQFIMGPNVKAFESEVAAYMGAKHAVGCNSGTDALVLGVRSLGLCAGDEVITTPFTFFATSECISAVGAIPVFVDIDPATFNIDVSKIEEKITEKTKAIIPVHLYGHAVDMDPLLKIAQKHGLKVLEDVAQAFGSEYKGKKVGTIGNAGAFSFFPSKNLGAFGDGGLFVTNDDELAAKARMLRVHGASRKYYNEVIGYNSRLDELQATILRVKLPHIDEWNGGRRQAAARYNKMLAGLPGVITPSEADYTKHVYHQYTIRILNGKRDAVQKSLAESEIGSFVYYPVPLDRLPVYSQMDFGPLPNSDMCSNEVLSLPIWPKIDEQTQVTVVDNLRAGLC
- a CDS encoding N-acetyltransferase, which gives rise to MSDYFVHESAYVDEGAIIGKGTKIWHFSHIMSGAEIGEGCIFGQNVCVSPNVKVGNKCKVQNNVSLYEGVILEDYVFCGPSMVFTNVITPRSEYPRASSEHYHKTLVKRGASIGANATIRCGITLHECAFVAAGAVVTKDVPSYAIVAGVPAKIIGWMSAYGDVMDFSTSDTFTDTIGHTYKKVSDTQVIKQG
- a CDS encoding YtxH domain-containing protein, giving the protein MNENREEKGVFINFLAGMGLGALIGAVTALLVAPKSGSETRDDIKHAKDDICDKAGKIVHDLSESSEELVKKSKELLESTRDKVVSAVDAGKQAIKSKKEETSEESENPEF
- a CDS encoding replication-associated recombination protein A; protein product: MYMPNLLPETPEELSQQPLAARMRPRTLDEFVGQEQILAPGTLLRTSIEKDELPSMIFWGPAGCGKSTLAAIIAHHSRARFENFSAVTSGIPEMRKVIARSKEQRKLDGRKTILFVDEIHRFNKAQQDALLPHVEDGTVVLIGATTENPYFEVNTPLLSRARIFRFEPLSNENVQLLVDRALHDAERGLGSENIVVEEDALAHIVDIADGDARNALNALESAVASTDIDSKTGLKTVTLKIAEEAVQKRVLKYDRNGDNHYDTVSAYIKSMRGSDPDAAVYWLARMLAAGEDPKFVARRLVIAAAEDIGNADPMALVVANAAAQAVQFVGMPEAQIPLAQASVYLACAPKSNASYLAIDRANRDVMERKGPPVPVHLRDSHYPGAKVLGHGKGYKYPHDYPGHHVDQEYLPPGASSGPYYEPTEHGHEAKFKQRLEKLRKTGSDGIG
- a CDS encoding STAS domain-containing protein, translated to MNFKIDVRTLEKELPLIELEGEVDVYTAPQLKQQIINILESGAKELMVNLTKVDYLDSTALGVLIGGLKRMREADGNMVLICPSPRIRRVFEITGLDKIFDIYNSEEDAREVMGKEIV
- a CDS encoding nucleotide sugar dehydrogenase encodes the protein MNEKISVIGLGYVGLPVAIGFAQSYSGTVGFDINIDRIAELKNGKDHTLEVSPEKLKSSTIKFTTDPEDMHGSTIFVITVPTPTDMSKQPDLTPLRKASETVGKVLGKGAIVVYESTVYPGVTREFCRPILANVSGLKPGDDFTVAYSPERINPGDKEHTLETITKVVSAEDEQSLARVARAYSRIVTAGIHKAPNIETAEAAKVIENSQRDINIAFMNELALIFDRMGIRTIDVIEAASTKWNFLKFAPGLVGGHCIGVDPYYLTAKAELLGYHPEVILAGRRINDNMGNYVAQKLIKLLIYIGASVRDAKVAVLGLTFKENVPDLRNSRVPDIITELNEFGVFPKVHDPQASVADAKKEYGVDLCKFDEIGNLDALILAVPHKEYCSNVNDLLKLVKPGGIVMDVKSALDPKMVKETHVYWSL
- the mnmA gene encoding tRNA 2-thiouridine(34) synthase MnmA, whose amino-acid sequence is MVGSFDGSMVESKATLKPSDSQTIKPKRVVVAMSGGIDSSVAAAMLLDKGYEVIGVTMRMWSSDDETIEKIARQSEQDASRVASNLGIRHHVLDVRNEFAGCVVRNFVDEYSRGRTPNPCVVCNPRIKFGELLKYTQDELDAEYVATGHYARIVWDASTSKWKLLKGVDRTKDQAYVLYRLNQSQLGKILMPLGYHTKKEVRAMADQLNLHLADRPESQDICFIPGGGYQDFLRKSAPELMQPGPIVDTSGKVLGEHEGIAFYTVGQRRGLRVASGRRLYVIAIDVRSNTIVLGEPGEFGQKAVLIKNVNMISGEKLSKSIAVSAKIRYNAQDSPAVLRPLPDECAVLDFEQTQRAVTPGQSAVFYDGDEVLGGGIIADRVESALESEVRR